In Marivirga salinae, a single window of DNA contains:
- the asnB gene encoding asparagine synthase (glutamine-hydrolyzing), protein MCGIVGYFSQDEYKPDLDTSLNSIEHRGPDGTGDYYFNENSINCGLGHKRLSIIDISDEANQPMWSECKRYVIIFNGEIYNYKDLRTLYPYDYKTTSDTEVILNLFKNEGAKMLSKLEGMFSFAIFDTLEKQLFLARDPLGIKPLYYFNTTNTLIFSSELKSLWEFDIVKKEIDENCINEFLLNGFLYEPDTGFKNVKKVKPGHYVVLSENQPMQETRYWSVFDSKEFDKNETTFDSIEKSILQHTVSDVPVGLFFSGGIDSTVILKSLKENVTPIVFKNNKKETENAGFSDDYSYAKMISELWNREIKEVSFDKEEMDFLTSIDKLSKNTEEPISDYTFIASQILSRKARELGFKVMLSGLGADELFAGYPRYKLVKYAKYYKLVNFLPGFILKNKAFEKKLSRFRNFFTQKEFELKYTQLIGYFSSHEVNNLTRNSLGTSEFVKKLKNITNEMPDNSTDLKKAMYLDIFGFLAHNFSVADKSSMLESIELRVPLVTKELYEKIFHLPDKKLINFKNTKILLKNILKKDLPDHIINRKKAGFNPPLDAKIESLGFEKIKTLFLDNGLFNYLNEKEIILILKEHFNKNENNTYKIFQLIYFSFWLKNNDK, encoded by the coding sequence ATGTGCGGAATAGTTGGTTATTTTTCTCAAGACGAATATAAACCTGATCTTGATACAAGTTTAAATAGCATTGAACATAGAGGACCGGATGGAACAGGTGATTACTATTTCAATGAAAATAGTATTAACTGTGGGCTGGGTCACAAGAGATTAAGTATTATAGATATATCAGACGAAGCAAATCAGCCAATGTGGTCTGAATGCAAAAGATATGTAATCATTTTTAATGGTGAAATATATAATTATAAAGATCTAAGAACTCTCTATCCATATGATTATAAAACCACTTCTGATACAGAAGTCATATTAAATCTCTTTAAAAATGAGGGGGCTAAAATGCTCAGTAAACTAGAGGGCATGTTTTCATTTGCCATATTCGATACTCTAGAGAAGCAATTGTTTTTAGCTAGAGACCCATTGGGTATCAAACCATTATACTATTTCAATACTACAAATACCCTAATTTTTTCATCTGAATTAAAATCACTGTGGGAATTCGATATCGTAAAAAAAGAAATTGATGAAAATTGTATAAATGAATTCCTACTTAATGGCTTTCTTTATGAACCAGATACTGGGTTTAAAAATGTAAAAAAAGTTAAACCAGGGCATTATGTAGTTCTTTCGGAAAATCAACCAATGCAAGAAACTAGGTACTGGTCAGTTTTTGATTCAAAAGAGTTTGATAAAAATGAAACAACCTTTGATAGCATAGAAAAAAGCATTTTGCAACATACTGTAAGTGATGTTCCTGTAGGTCTTTTTTTTAGCGGTGGTATTGATTCGACCGTTATACTTAAAAGTTTAAAAGAAAATGTAACTCCTATTGTTTTTAAAAATAACAAAAAGGAAACTGAAAACGCTGGTTTTTCAGATGATTATTCATACGCAAAAATGATTTCTGAATTATGGAATAGAGAAATTAAAGAAGTTTCTTTTGATAAGGAAGAAATGGACTTCTTGACAAGCATCGATAAGTTAAGTAAAAATACAGAAGAACCTATATCGGATTACACTTTTATTGCATCACAAATTTTATCTAGAAAAGCTAGAGAGCTCGGCTTTAAAGTAATGCTTTCTGGCTTGGGTGCAGATGAATTATTTGCAGGATACCCAAGATATAAACTAGTAAAATATGCTAAATACTACAAATTAGTGAATTTTTTACCAGGTTTTATCTTAAAAAATAAGGCTTTTGAAAAAAAACTATCCAGATTTAGAAATTTCTTTACTCAAAAAGAGTTTGAGTTAAAATACACTCAATTAATAGGATATTTTTCATCACATGAAGTCAACAACTTAACAAGGAATTCACTTGGCACTTCAGAATTTGTTAAAAAGCTGAAAAATATAACAAATGAAATGCCCGATAATTCTACAGATTTGAAAAAAGCAATGTACCTAGATATCTTTGGCTTTTTGGCTCATAATTTCTCTGTTGCTGATAAATCTTCAATGCTTGAAAGTATAGAGTTAAGAGTGCCACTAGTAACTAAAGAATTATATGAGAAAATATTTCATTTACCTGATAAAAAACTCATAAATTTTAAAAATACAAAAATACTACTTAAAAATATTCTAAAAAAAGACCTGCCCGATCATATTATCAATAGAAAAAAAGCAGGATTTAATCCTCCACTGGACGCTAAAATTGAATCTTTAGGTTTTGAGAAGATAAAAACATTATTTCTTGATAATGGATTATTTAATTATTTAAATGAAAAAGAAATCATCCTTATTTTAAAAGAGCACTTTAACAAGAATGAAAACAATACCTATAAAATTTTTCAATTGATATATTTCAGTTTCTGGTTAAAAAATAATGATAAATAA